In Micromonospora inyonensis, the genomic window CTCATGCTGCCGCCGTGCCGGCTCGGGTCAGGCAGGTCCAGCCGTTGCCACCCGGGGTCCGTCATTCGACGCAGAAGTCCGTGGAACTCCTGCGTTTCCTCACTACCGATGAATCCACCAGCACCGGTGAGCAGCGCACGCTGCGCCATCCGTTCCACCCTTCACTAGAATCGGTCGAGTGGCTCGACAGGAACAGGTTTCGGCCCGCGGGATCCGAGTGGCGACGTACAACATCTGGGGGGCGTCGACACCACACCGTTATTGGCAGGACCGCAGCGAATTGCGCGGTGCGCGGCCTGGCTCCCCAGTCCTGACCGAGTCCGACGAGTCGACGATCTGGCGACGACGACGCGCGCTGCTCGCGACCGCGCTGCGCGACGCACGTCCAGACATCGTGGCACTGCAGGAGGTGCCGGCCCCGCAGCCAGGCCGCGAAGACCGGGCCAGCGTGCTGGCCCGGGACATCGGCGGAAGCGGGGAACGCTATCAGGTGGCGCTCTCCACGTTCGGTGACGGCAGCCGCACAGCCGTCCTCACCCGGCAGCAGATCCAGTCGCAACGCGAATTCGCGCTGGACGCCGCAGCCGACGGGTTCGGTGGGTACCCCGTGGTGCTGGAGGTCGCCACAGCGGTGGCCACGATCTGGACGACCCACCTGCCGGTCGGTCCGGATTCCGTGAAGGATGCCTGCGTCCGGGAACTTGCCGAGCGGGCTGCCAGCGCCCGTACCGACGTCCCGCTGCTCATCTGTGGCGACCTCAACTGCCAGGCATCGAGCCGGCAGATCCGCTGGTTGCTGGATGACGGCCGGATCGACGACACGTGGCCAGCCGCCGGCGGCGCCGTCGAGACGTGCACCATGCCGCTGCCGACGCCCACCTGGCGGCTGGACTACGTCCTGCTGCGGCGACAAGACGGGATGCGGCCGGTTCCGGGAAGCGCCTGCCTGCTTGGCACCCGACCGGACGGCACCGGTCTGTTCGCCTCGGACCACGTCGGCGTGGCAGTCGACCTCGAACCGGCACGACCTTTTTCGTACTAGTGCCAGATTCACCTGGGCCAGCCTTTCAGGACAGTACCGGATCGAGTGGACCTGCCTCGTCACGCTAGGGGACGCTTGTCGGGTGCAGCGGATGATGGCCGGTTCATGCCATCGGCACAGGGCTGAGTGGCCGCATGCGCGATGGCGGGCTCACAACCAGTCGTGCTTGGCGGCCATGTAGCCGGCCTGGAACCGACTGCGGGCGTCGAGCAGGGTCATCACCCGCGCCACGGCGCGCCGGTAGGTACGCAGTGCCAGACCCATCTCCCGGGCCGCGGACTCGTCCTTCACCCCCGCGATGAGCTGCCGCAGCACCTCCCGGTCCAGCGGGCTGGGCTGGCGCGGGGAAGCGGCGTGGCGCTCGGTGTCCGGGTCCGGCCGCCCGCTTTCAGCCTGCAGGAAGTTGACAAGCAGTGGGATGAAGGGCAGGTCACGGCCGATGACGGCGCCGTTGCCGTAGTCCGTGCGGTCGCAGGCGAACAGCAGGATCGAGCCGTCCACCACGGTCATCCTCGGCAGTTCGTTGAGGGTGGTGCAGATCTCGGCCCCGGCCCGGGCCAACTGGGTCAGTTCCGCCTCGGGCAGCCCGTCCGTTCCCCGCCTTGCCTCCGGCACGTACACCCGTACCCTCACCCCATCTGCGGCGACGACCTGCGCCGCGGCCACGTCGACGCCAGTGGCCGGTGACGAGTCACCGCCCACCATGGTGAGATGAACATCGTTCCGAGCGCCATGAATTACCTGTCGGACCTGCAACGCATTGACAAAGTTCATCCTCATCTGATTCCCCCGTGAATTGCAATCGCTGGATAGACTTGCGCGCAGCATGATACTCAAGCAATGTTGAGTGGTGTCACCTCCAATCCTGATGCATATAGCCGCACGAGGGATTGTTGCCGACGAATCGTTCCAACATAACCAGCTAGGCGGTTACCCGCAACCGATGACGAGGCCACGACCAGCGCCAACCTAGCACATCCTTCAATGTCCCGACATTCTTCCGTTGTCACTGGAACGCTTCAGTCGCCGGCTTCCCCGCACGGACGGCCAACGCGAACGGCCAACGCGGCGAGCGACTCCGGCGCATCCCTCCCCGCCCACGCCGGGGGTCGCAGACGCTGGCGGCAGGTTCCTGCCACCGTCCACCGACTCGGTCAACTCATCCTGTCAGCTGTATCGGAAGCAGCCACAGACGTGGAGGGAGACCGGCGTGCCAGCGGAGACTGAGGCGCTCACCCGCTACTTCGGAGGGCAGGAGGTGCTGGTGACCGGAGGGTTCGGTTTCCTTGGTGGTCACCTGACCCGCTGGTTGACGGAGCTGGGTGCCCGTGTCACCGTCTTCGACGCCGACTGCCGCCCCACCCGCCCCTCGCTCCTCGCTGAACTGCCGGCCGGGCCGGACGTGCTGCGTGTCCGGGAGGGGGACGTGACCCGCTACCAGGAGTTGGAGGCGGTGCTACTGGACCGCCCCTACCAGTCGGTTTTCCACCTCGCGGCGTACTCCATGATCGAGAAGGCGGCGGAACACCCGATCAACGCCATCGCCACGAACACCATGGGGACGGTGAACCTCCTGGAGGTGCTGCGCCGGCACCGCTCGGCACGGCCGGAGGCGGTGATCGTCTCCTCCACCGACAAGGTATACGGCGAACTGGAAGGCGACCGCTACACCGAACAGAGCCCGCTGCGCGGTGTCGGGATCTACGACGCCGCCAAGCTGGGCGCGGACGTTCTCACCCAGAGTTACAACCAGTCCTTTGGCATATCGACTGTCGTTCTTCGGCTGTGCAATCTGCTGGGCCCGCACGACTACAATCACCAGTACCGCCTGGTGCCGCGTTCGTTGTCCTACGTCTTCGACCGCAGCGGACCACGCCCGCCGGAGCTGTATTTTGATTCGATACAACACGAGCGGGACTATCTCTATATCGACGACGCCGTGCGCGCTCTCCTGCTGGCGGCGTCACAGCCAGCCTGCCGCGGAGACGTCTTCAACGTTCCCGGCTGCGCCAGCCTCAGAACTCCAGAAGTGATGCATCAGCTAGTACAGGTGGCGGCCGAGCACGAGTCGACATTTGACGCGGACCGGGCTGCGACGATCCTGGACAATGGCTTCCGGGTCACCGTGCGCGACGGCATCACCGGTGCCACCGCGATCAACCGTCAGCGTGTCGATGGCACGAAGCTCACCGAACGGGTCAACTTCCGGCCGGCGACGAACTTCGGCACTGCGCTGACTGCGGCGGTCGAGTTCGCCCGTCGGCGACACTATCGTCCGGCGCCAGCCAAGGTGGGTACGGCGTGAGCGGCGAGGAGCGGTTGTTCGGCGACGAAACCGATGGACGGCGGGAGCGAGACACACCGGGCGGCGGCTTCAGCTTCTGGGCGGACCGACGGTGCCTGGTAACCGGCGGGTACGGCTTCGGCGGCAGCCACCTTGTAGCGCGGCTGCTCGAACTGGGAGCATCGGTGGTGGTGCTCGACCGGGTACGGCGACCGGAGAGCTACTTGTCCCGCGCTGGACTGGAGCCGCACGTCACGATCGTCCAGGCGGACATCCGGGACGCCGCGACGGTCGAGCAGGTCATCGCGACGCACCGCGTCCAGGACGTCTTCCACCTGGCAGCCCAGCCTCTGGTGCCGCTCAGCGTCGCCGAGCCGGCCGAGACCCTGGACGTAAACGCCAACGGCACCTTCATCCTGCTGGAGGCGGTCCGCCGGGCGGGAACGATCGCCTCGTTCGTCTTCGCGTCCAGCGGCGCCTACTACGGGGAACACCACGACGACCGGGCGCTGCGCGAGGACGACCCGGCCCGGGTGGGTCGGAACCTGTACGGAGCCTCGAAGATCGCAGCGGACATGGCCGTGCAGGCGTACGCCCGCACGTACGGTCTGCCGGCCTCGGTGTGCCGGTTCATGAACACATACGGCCCCGGAGACCAGAACAAGGGGCGGCTCATCCCGCACGCCATCCGTACCCTGGCCGCCGGGAAGCCGTACGAATTCGGCCACCGCGACGACGGCTCCACCCAGCTCGACTTCCTCTACGTCAGTGACATGGTCGAGGGCTATCTCGCCGCCGCCGAACGGCTCGCCATCGCGCCCGGCTCCTGCTACAACTTCGGCACCGGCACGGCGACCGGCATCGCCGACGTCGCCCGGATGGTGAGCGAACGGTACGACGGCGTCCGGCGGGAGCCGACGTTCGGCGGGCCACCCCGAACGCGCTCGCTACGCAAGCGGCTCGACGTCACTCGCGCTGCCACAGAGCTGGGCTGGCAGGCCCGGGTGTCGCTCGCCGAGGGGCTCGACCTGACGCTGAGCCACGCCCGCGGATGGCCACGGTGAGCCATCTGCTCGAGCAGTACCTGAACGACGAGAACCTGCGCCGACGCGACTTCCCGGTTACTCGGGAATGGGCCTTCCTGGCGCACGCCGCAGTCGCGCCGCTGCCCCGGCCGGTCGCCGAGGCGATCACCGGATACCTGACTCGGGCGCAGCATACCGGCCAGTTCGACATGATCTGCGCCGGCCTGGAAGAGAACACCCGACGGTTGGCCGCTAACCTGCTCGGCGTGTCCACCGACGAGATCTGTTTCTCCCCGTCGACCTCAGCATCGCTGAGCCTCGTAGCGGAGTCGTTCGACTGGCATCCCGGCGACCACGTGGTGGTCATGGCCGGCGATTTCCCCAGCAACCTGCTGCCGTGGCGACGACTGAGCGATCGGGGTGTGCGAGTCACCGCGATCCCCTACCGGAACACGCCGATCAGTTGCGACGAAGTGCTCGCCGAGGTGGGACCGGGCACCCGGCTCGTCGCGCTGTCGACCGCGAACTTCGCCACCGGCCGACCGGTGTTCGACCTGCCAACGGTCGCCGCCGAGCTACACCGTCGCGGTGTGCTGGTCGCCGTGGACGCGATCCAGACGCTCGGCGTCACCCCGGTCGACGCGCGCCAGGTCGACTTTCTCGCCGCCGACGGCCACAAGTGGCTGCTCGCCCCCAAGGGCATGGGCATCCTGTACGTCCGCCGCGATCGGCTGGCCGAGATGCGCCCGCCCCTGGTCGGCTGGCACAGCACCTGTGAGCCGAAACGCTACGTCGGCGAGGCCGCCCTGGCCGACAGCGCCCGTCGCTTCGAGCCGGGTTCTCTCAACATGCTCGGCCTGGTCGGGCTGCACGCCGCTCTCAGCCTGCTCGACCGGGTCGGCATCGACGCGGTGAACCAGCGGCTGGACCGCGTACGCCGCGGACTGGTGGAGGGGCTACTGGCTCGGGGATACGACGTTCCTGGCGCGCCTGCCAGGCGGTGGAGTGGAATCACCAGCTTCCGGCGGCCCGGAACGGATACCTCGATGCTGGCCGCGAGCCTGCTGGCCCACCGGGTGGCGGTGTCGGTCCGCGCGGCCCCTGACGGGCACGACCACGTCCGTCTGGCACCGCACTTCTACACAACCGACGCCGACCTGGCCCGACTTTGGGAGGTCCTGTGATGCAGGGACGCCGGACAGAACTGCACTTCCGCCCGGACATACCGGACAACTACTTCCAGGGACGGGCCGACGAGTACGTCGCCTTGGAGGAGGCTCCATGGCAGTTGCTCCGCCACAAGGTCATCGTCGAGAACCTGGACCGCCACCTCGCCCCGCACCACCGCAGCTGGATCGACGTGGGCGCGGGCGACGGCAAACTGGCGGCGTACCTGGCAGCGGGCGGCCGAAACGTCACGCTCGTGGAACCGGCCACCGATCTGCTCGCCTCCGCCGAGCGGCGGCTGACAGAGGCCGGCCTGCTGGACCGCTGCACGCTGGTGTCCGGGACAGTCGATTGGGCTGCTCTCATGGCGCCGGCGGCCGACTTCGCCGGACTCAGCCTGCACAACGTTCTCGAATACACCCCCGACTGGCGGGCGGCGCTGGCCCTCTCCGTCGGTCCGCTGCCCCCCGGTTCGCTGGTCTCGGTGGTCTTCAGCAACATTTACGGCCAGCTCGTCGCGGAGGCGGGACGCGGCACACCGGCACGGGAACTCGCGGCACGACTGCGGTCGCGCTCGCTGGTCGTCGGCCTGGCCGGCAGCCGCTTTCCCCGCCCGGCGCTCTATTCGGAAGAGGTCGAGCAGCAGCTCGCACACAGTGACGTCACGGTCGTCGGCCGCTACGGCGTACGGGTCCTGAGTGACCTGATCGGACAGCCTGAGACCGAGGACGCTCCGCCTACACCGGCGGACCTGCTCGAACTGGAACTGGCCGTCACCGACGACCCCGTGCTGCACCGGGTGGCCCGCCACATCCATCTCGTCGGAGTGAAGGCATGAGGGACGGCGTATCGCCAGCCACCGACCTTTCCGCGATCCACGTGCTGTGGACGGCGCCTGCGACGGCCCGTGGCGGGACGTTCGCGCCGCCGCCGTTCGAGCTGCTGACGCTGGTCCTGTCGGTGCGCTCGTGGCAGGAGTTCCACGGGCCGGTTCGGCTGCACACCGACGACCTCGGCAGCGCCACCCTGGACGCGCTCGGCCTGCTCGACCTCTACGATGAGGTGCGGCCGAGCCTGCAGGCGGTGGATCCGGTCGCCGTCGACCCGGTCATCTACTACACCGGCGGAAAGATCGTGGCGCTGGCCGCCGAGGACGCCCCGGTCGCCATGGTCGACCTCGACCTGTTCCTACGCGAGCCGCTGCCCCTTGGCACGGCGGACTTCCTGTTTGCCCACTGGGAAACGACCGACAGCGACACCTATCCGGCGGCCGACCGGCTTCCCGGTGCGCAGCGATTCATCGACGGAGCGCCGCCACTACCCGAGCGCGCCTGCAACACGGCCGTGGCGGTCTTCGGAGACGAGCGCCACCTCAGGGCCTTCACGGACGCCGCGCTGTCGTTCATGGACGGGAACGCGGATCCGGGCGATCTGCCGCCGGTCGCGCTCCCGGCGTTCTGCGAACAGCGTCTGGTGCTGCGAGAGGCGGCGCGGCTGGGCATCCGGGTCGCCCCTGTCATGCCCGGCATGTGGAACTCCCGAGACAGTGTCTGGATCGGGCCGTCGCCCGAAAAGTACTTCCACCACACCTGGCATCACAAGCGGTCCCTCGCGAACTACCACCGCCATCGAGACGCGTACTGCCTCCGCCTTCTGGTCGAGCTCGCCCTGCGCTACCCCGGAGAAATACCCCGGCTACGGCGGATCCCCTCTCTGGCGCCGTACTTCGCCGCCGCCCGCGTGCTCGCCGAGGTCGACCCCCGATGATCCGACAGATCGAACCGGTGGTCATCGCGGCGGTGTCACCCTGCGTGGACGATGGGCGGTGGAACGCCAAGGCACTGCTGCACAGCCCAGTCGACGTACAGGCAACGATCTTCGCTGATCAGGAGTCCACCGCGATCTCCGCCGCTGTTCATGTCGTCGCGCCCAGCGGACGCCAACTCCTGCGGCCGATGCACCCGGTCGGTGCGGGCATGGACCGTTGGCACGCGGCCTTCGAGCCGGACGAACTCGGTCCCTGGTCCTTCCGGATCGAGGCGTGGATCGACCCGCTGGCCACCTGCCGGAGGTCACTGCTGGGCAAGCAGGCCGCCGGCGGTGACCCCACCACCGAGCTTGACTGGTTGGCCGAGGTGGTGCGGGAAGGG contains:
- a CDS encoding endonuclease/exonuclease/phosphatase family protein, with the protein product MARQEQVSARGIRVATYNIWGASTPHRYWQDRSELRGARPGSPVLTESDESTIWRRRRALLATALRDARPDIVALQEVPAPQPGREDRASVLARDIGGSGERYQVALSTFGDGSRTAVLTRQQIQSQREFALDAAADGFGGYPVVLEVATAVATIWTTHLPVGPDSVKDACVRELAERAASARTDVPLLICGDLNCQASSRQIRWLLDDGRIDDTWPAAGGAVETCTMPLPTPTWRLDYVLLRRQDGMRPVPGSACLLGTRPDGTGLFASDHVGVAVDLEPARPFSY
- a CDS encoding methyltransferase domain-containing protein, which translates into the protein MQGRRTELHFRPDIPDNYFQGRADEYVALEEAPWQLLRHKVIVENLDRHLAPHHRSWIDVGAGDGKLAAYLAAGGRNVTLVEPATDLLASAERRLTEAGLLDRCTLVSGTVDWAALMAPAADFAGLSLHNVLEYTPDWRAALALSVGPLPPGSLVSVVFSNIYGQLVAEAGRGTPARELAARLRSRSLVVGLAGSRFPRPALYSEEVEQQLAHSDVTVVGRYGVRVLSDLIGQPETEDAPPTPADLLELELAVTDDPVLHRVARHIHLVGVKA
- a CDS encoding NAD-dependent epimerase/dehydratase family protein, with the translated sequence MSGEERLFGDETDGRRERDTPGGGFSFWADRRCLVTGGYGFGGSHLVARLLELGASVVVLDRVRRPESYLSRAGLEPHVTIVQADIRDAATVEQVIATHRVQDVFHLAAQPLVPLSVAEPAETLDVNANGTFILLEAVRRAGTIASFVFASSGAYYGEHHDDRALREDDPARVGRNLYGASKIAADMAVQAYARTYGLPASVCRFMNTYGPGDQNKGRLIPHAIRTLAAGKPYEFGHRDDGSTQLDFLYVSDMVEGYLAAAERLAIAPGSCYNFGTGTATGIADVARMVSERYDGVRREPTFGGPPRTRSLRKRLDVTRAATELGWQARVSLAEGLDLTLSHARGWPR
- a CDS encoding DUF6734 family protein encodes the protein MRDGVSPATDLSAIHVLWTAPATARGGTFAPPPFELLTLVLSVRSWQEFHGPVRLHTDDLGSATLDALGLLDLYDEVRPSLQAVDPVAVDPVIYYTGGKIVALAAEDAPVAMVDLDLFLREPLPLGTADFLFAHWETTDSDTYPAADRLPGAQRFIDGAPPLPERACNTAVAVFGDERHLRAFTDAALSFMDGNADPGDLPPVALPAFCEQRLVLREAARLGIRVAPVMPGMWNSRDSVWIGPSPEKYFHHTWHHKRSLANYHRHRDAYCLRLLVELALRYPGEIPRLRRIPSLAPYFAAARVLAEVDPR
- a CDS encoding NAD-dependent epimerase/dehydratase family protein gives rise to the protein MPAETEALTRYFGGQEVLVTGGFGFLGGHLTRWLTELGARVTVFDADCRPTRPSLLAELPAGPDVLRVREGDVTRYQELEAVLLDRPYQSVFHLAAYSMIEKAAEHPINAIATNTMGTVNLLEVLRRHRSARPEAVIVSSTDKVYGELEGDRYTEQSPLRGVGIYDAAKLGADVLTQSYNQSFGISTVVLRLCNLLGPHDYNHQYRLVPRSLSYVFDRSGPRPPELYFDSIQHERDYLYIDDAVRALLLAASQPACRGDVFNVPGCASLRTPEVMHQLVQVAAEHESTFDADRAATILDNGFRVTVRDGITGATAINRQRVDGTKLTERVNFRPATNFGTALTAAVEFARRRHYRPAPAKVGTA
- a CDS encoding aminotransferase class V-fold PLP-dependent enzyme, giving the protein MSHLLEQYLNDENLRRRDFPVTREWAFLAHAAVAPLPRPVAEAITGYLTRAQHTGQFDMICAGLEENTRRLAANLLGVSTDEICFSPSTSASLSLVAESFDWHPGDHVVVMAGDFPSNLLPWRRLSDRGVRVTAIPYRNTPISCDEVLAEVGPGTRLVALSTANFATGRPVFDLPTVAAELHRRGVLVAVDAIQTLGVTPVDARQVDFLAADGHKWLLAPKGMGILYVRRDRLAEMRPPLVGWHSTCEPKRYVGEAALADSARRFEPGSLNMLGLVGLHAALSLLDRVGIDAVNQRLDRVRRGLVEGLLARGYDVPGAPARRWSGITSFRRPGTDTSMLAASLLAHRVAVSVRAAPDGHDHVRLAPHFYTTDADLARLWEVL